A genomic stretch from Thermodesulfobacteriota bacterium includes:
- a CDS encoding DUF4231 domain-containing protein: MEGRADRTRDWYYRLRLATIIGGVLIPAFVTFNLPLFRYLSIILGLVVAISPAVEEFFHFGERWRHYRRTVELLKIGGWRFFQLSASYDGYKKHEESYPVFAARVEEIIQGDVEVYITRVVNGKKKEEEHKVESKPVKEELPG, from the coding sequence ATGGAGGGCAGAGCCGACCGCACCCGCGACTGGTATTACCGACTTCGTCTTGCCACTATAATAGGCGGGGTGCTTATACCTGCATTTGTGACCTTTAACCTGCCTCTTTTTCGCTACTTGTCTATAATACTTGGACTGGTGGTAGCAATCAGCCCAGCAGTGGAGGAGTTCTTCCATTTTGGGGAGAGGTGGCGGCACTATCGCCGCACGGTAGAGTTACTCAAGATTGGGGGCTGGAGATTCTTTCAGCTTAGCGCCTCTTATGATGGCTATAAAAAACATGAAGAGTCATACCCCGTCTTTGCCGCCCGGGTGGAAGAGATAATCCAGGGCGATGTGGAGGTGTATATTACTCGAGTGGTGAATGGGAAAAAGAAGGAAGAAGAGCACAAAGTGGAAAGCAAACCTGTAAAAGAAGAATTACCAGGTTGA
- a CDS encoding thiamine pyrophosphate-binding protein yields the protein MSKVHGGWLVVKTLHELGVREIFSLSGGHINPIYDACVDFGIRLIDFHHEQGASMAADAYGRVKRQPGICLVTAGPGFTNTLTGIAGAYLSNSPCLLLSGKSGIEENDRLPLQDIDQQAVITPITKWARTIFDPKRIPEYVSTAYKKAISGRPGPVYLGMPYEVLYANLEEGKVERYNTEIPSYKVEAAREAVARAVEMLKSARRPVVIAGSGAWYSGADEELKKFIDRVGVPTFTLNFGRGILSDDHPMCFGAASPSAPVGFKKITSEADLILLLGIRLSLYIGFGRTFNPDAKVIQVDIDPGEIGRNRPADLGIIGDVGKVLFQLSEYLERHSINLDYKPWAELAQKWREEEWQKAEEIRNSNKTPIHALRVIKEVEQVLGGDGMLVIDGGDTQVWTDTTYHVAKPGHYVKGGPLGCMGVGVPFAIGTKVAYPDRQVALISGDGAIGMNFMELETAIRHKIPFVTIVCNDQSWGMTKHQLWLTYGRERQTVGVDLPFTPFHELVKVLGGYGELVTDPKEIRGALLRAFSSGVPALINIPTDPEAISPATYALTQMMLPKEK from the coding sequence ATGTCCAAAGTTCACGGTGGATGGCTAGTAGTGAAAACCTTGCATGAGCTAGGGGTGCGGGAGATATTCTCCCTTAGCGGGGGCCATATAAACCCCATTTATGATGCCTGTGTGGATTTCGGCATAAGGCTCATAGACTTCCATCACGAGCAGGGGGCATCCATGGCCGCCGACGCTTATGGAAGGGTGAAGAGGCAACCGGGAATATGCCTGGTCACGGCAGGTCCGGGATTTACCAATACCCTTACCGGAATAGCCGGGGCATATCTCTCCAATTCCCCGTGCCTCCTTCTTTCCGGGAAATCGGGGATTGAGGAGAATGACCGGCTTCCTCTACAGGATATCGACCAGCAGGCGGTCATCACACCGATTACCAAATGGGCCAGGACCATTTTTGACCCGAAGCGGATCCCCGAATATGTGTCTACCGCTTACAAGAAGGCTATCTCCGGAAGGCCCGGTCCGGTCTATCTGGGAATGCCCTACGAGGTTCTGTATGCGAATTTAGAAGAAGGAAAAGTGGAACGATACAACACGGAAATCCCCTCCTACAAAGTGGAGGCAGCGAGAGAAGCTGTTGCACGTGCCGTCGAAATGCTTAAATCCGCCCGCCGTCCGGTGGTCATTGCCGGAAGCGGCGCCTGGTACTCCGGGGCAGATGAAGAACTCAAGAAATTTATAGACCGGGTCGGGGTCCCCACCTTCACCCTGAACTTTGGAAGGGGAATTTTATCGGATGACCACCCGATGTGCTTTGGTGCAGCAAGCCCATCTGCCCCGGTGGGCTTTAAGAAAATAACCTCCGAGGCGGACCTGATCCTGCTCCTGGGCATCAGGCTAAGCCTATACATCGGATTCGGCCGGACCTTTAACCCCGATGCAAAGGTTATTCAGGTGGACATCGACCCCGGAGAGATAGGGAGAAACAGGCCGGCAGATCTGGGGATAATTGGCGACGTGGGTAAGGTGCTCTTCCAGCTTTCCGAATATCTGGAGAGGCATTCCATTAACCTCGATTATAAACCCTGGGCAGAACTGGCTCAAAAGTGGCGTGAAGAGGAATGGCAGAAAGCCGAAGAGATCAGGAATTCCAACAAAACCCCCATTCACGCCCTCAGGGTAATCAAGGAGGTGGAGCAGGTTTTGGGCGGGGACGGCATGCTGGTAATCGACGGCGGAGATACTCAGGTCTGGACAGACACTACCTATCACGTAGCCAAACCGGGGCATTACGTTAAAGGAGGCCCACTTGGATGTATGGGAGTAGGAGTACCCTTTGCTATCGGGACGAAGGTGGCTTACCCGGATAGGCAGGTAGCGCTCATAAGCGGCGACGGTGCGATAGGGATGAACTTCATGGAGCTTGAGACGGCCATAAGGCACAAGATTCCCTTCGTCACAATAGTATGCAACGACCAGTCCTGGGGAATGACCAAGCATCAGCTCTGGCTAACCTACGGAAGGGAACGCCAGACGGTGGGAGTGGACCTTCCTTTTACCCCCTTTCATGAACTGGTTAAGGTGTTGGGGGGATACGGGGAACTGGTGACTGACCCAAAAGAGATACGCGGAGCGCTCTTGCGTGCTTTTTCCTCGGGGGTGCCAGCATTGATAAACATCCCCACCGACCCGGAAGCGATAAGCCCGGCCACCTATGCCCTGACCCAGATGATGCTGCCGAAGGAGAAATAG
- the lepA gene encoding translation elongation factor 4 translates to METRYIRNFSIIAHVDHGKSTLADRILEFTGTVTEREMTEQFLDQMDLERERGITIKAQAVRINYKAEDGITYEFNLIDTPGHVDFSYEVSRSLQACEGALLVVDASQGVEAQTVAHAFLAADSGLELVPVINKIDLPAAEPDRVKSEIEEIIGISAEDAVLASAKEGIGTKEILEAVVKKIPPPKGEAEAPLKALIFDSWFDSYQGVVMLVRVFEGKIKLGMRIQLMSTGKTYEVKKLGVFSPRAIEVGEISTGEVGFVTASIKEISEAKVGDTITDAARPTDKPLSGFRVMKPMVFSGLYPIDPGDYDKLRDALEKLRLNDSAFVYEPETSLALGFGFRCGFLGLLHMEIVRERLEREFELELISTAPTVVYRVTDTKREVSLVDNPSKLPSADKIEIMEEPYVLVMIHTPSAHLGAIFDLCEKRRGVQKNLKYLTQDRVIVEYELPLSEIIFDFFDKLKSVTRGYASMDYELIGYKESELVKLDVLINGEPVDALSIIVHKEKAYERGKELVEKLRRLIPRQLFEVALQAAIGNRVIARETVKAVRKDVTAKCYGGDVTRKRKLLEKQKEGKKRLKQIGKIEIPQEAFLAVLKT, encoded by the coding sequence ATGGAAACCAGATATATTAGGAATTTCTCCATAATTGCCCATGTGGACCATGGCAAATCCACCCTTGCCGACAGGATCCTAGAATTCACCGGGACGGTGACCGAGCGAGAGATGACCGAGCAATTTCTCGACCAGATGGACTTAGAAAGAGAGCGTGGAATTACCATCAAAGCCCAGGCGGTGAGGATCAACTACAAAGCAGAGGATGGAATTACCTATGAATTTAACCTGATCGACACCCCCGGCCATGTTGATTTCAGCTACGAGGTTTCTAGGAGCCTTCAGGCCTGTGAGGGCGCCCTCCTGGTGGTGGATGCTTCACAGGGGGTCGAGGCTCAGACGGTGGCACACGCCTTTCTCGCTGCCGATTCCGGACTGGAGCTTGTTCCGGTCATAAACAAGATCGACCTTCCTGCGGCCGAGCCGGACAGGGTAAAGAGTGAGATCGAGGAGATAATCGGGATAAGCGCCGAAGATGCCGTCTTGGCCAGTGCAAAAGAGGGAATTGGAACGAAGGAAATACTAGAAGCGGTAGTAAAGAAAATCCCGCCCCCAAAGGGGGAAGCCGAAGCTCCTTTAAAAGCCCTAATCTTCGATAGCTGGTTTGACTCCTATCAGGGCGTAGTAATGCTCGTTCGGGTCTTCGAAGGAAAGATCAAACTGGGAATGAGAATTCAACTGATGTCCACGGGCAAAACCTATGAGGTAAAAAAGCTCGGTGTTTTTTCTCCGAGAGCCATCGAGGTAGGAGAGATTTCTACAGGAGAGGTCGGATTCGTCACGGCGTCAATAAAGGAGATAAGCGAAGCAAAGGTGGGAGATACCATTACCGACGCGGCGAGGCCGACAGATAAACCCCTTTCCGGATTCCGGGTGATGAAACCGATGGTTTTTAGCGGTCTTTACCCCATCGACCCCGGGGATTATGACAAGCTCCGCGATGCTCTCGAAAAGCTCAGGTTAAACGATTCAGCCTTTGTGTACGAGCCTGAAACTTCCCTTGCACTCGGGTTCGGATTTCGCTGCGGATTCCTGGGGCTTCTCCATATGGAGATTGTTAGAGAGAGGCTGGAGAGGGAATTCGAACTTGAGCTTATTTCTACTGCGCCCACGGTTGTTTACCGGGTTACCGATACAAAGAGAGAGGTGAGTTTAGTGGATAACCCGAGCAAGCTCCCTTCTGCTGACAAGATAGAAATAATGGAAGAGCCCTATGTGCTGGTGATGATACACACGCCTAGTGCCCACCTGGGTGCCATATTCGACCTCTGCGAGAAGAGGCGCGGGGTTCAGAAGAATTTGAAATACCTGACCCAGGACCGGGTCATAGTGGAGTACGAGCTTCCTCTCTCCGAGATAATCTTCGATTTCTTCGACAAGCTTAAATCGGTTACCCGCGGCTACGCCTCCATGGATTATGAGCTTATCGGCTATAAAGAGTCGGAGCTGGTAAAGCTCGATGTGCTTATTAACGGTGAGCCGGTGGATGCGCTTTCCATAATCGTACACAAGGAGAAGGCCTACGAAAGAGGAAAGGAGCTTGTGGAGAAGCTTAGGAGACTGATACCGAGACAGCTTTTTGAAGTGGCGCTTCAGGCGGCCATAGGAAACAGGGTGATTGCGCGGGAGACGGTGAAAGCGGTGAGAAAAGACGTCACCGCAAAGTGCTATGGAGGCGACGTGACCAGAAAAAGAAAGCTCCTGGAGAAACAGAAGGAGGGGAAAAAGCGCCTCAAGCAAATAGGCAAAATCGAGATTCCCCAGGAGGCGTTTTTGGCAGTGCTTAAAACGTGA